In a genomic window of Deinococcus ruber:
- the accC gene encoding acetyl-CoA carboxylase biotin carboxylase subunit, with translation MFKKILIANRGEIALRVIRTAREMGVKTVVVYSQADEHSLPVLLADESVCVGPAASNASYLNIPNILSAAIMTGAEAIHPGYGFMAENPDFAEMCRDHGIVFIGPTPESMRALGSKAGGREIAANSNVPVVPGTGVLEGVEEALLAAKGVGYPVLLKASAGGGGRGQKVVRTQEELKSAFGQAQEEARLYFGDPAIIMEKFLEEFRHVEVQVMGDGQGHVIHIGERDCSIQRRNQKLIEEAPSNLPATLRQEILDAGVRLAQHVNYAGAGTLEFIVDRDGNYYFMEMNTRIQVEHCVSEMISGLDFVRLQLQIAAGEGLSLQQEDIELRGHAIECRLNAEDPDKDFRPAAGKVDEVHFAGGPGVRVDSHVYSGYIIPPHYDSLIGKLIVHHDTREQAIARMKRALEETVIQGPKTTIPLYVKIMDNPFYKRGAVMTNFLKTRMEM, from the coding sequence ATGTTCAAGAAAATTCTGATTGCCAACCGGGGTGAAATCGCCCTGCGTGTCATACGTACCGCCCGTGAGATGGGCGTCAAGACGGTGGTGGTGTACTCACAGGCCGACGAGCACAGCCTGCCGGTGCTGCTGGCCGACGAGTCGGTGTGTGTGGGGCCAGCCGCCAGCAACGCCTCGTACCTCAACATTCCCAACATCCTCTCGGCGGCGATTATGACCGGGGCCGAGGCCATTCACCCCGGCTACGGCTTCATGGCTGAGAATCCGGATTTTGCCGAGATGTGCCGCGACCACGGCATCGTCTTTATCGGCCCGACGCCCGAGAGCATGCGGGCGCTGGGGTCGAAGGCGGGCGGGCGCGAGATCGCTGCCAACAGCAATGTGCCGGTGGTGCCGGGTACGGGCGTGCTGGAAGGCGTGGAGGAAGCGCTGCTGGCGGCCAAGGGCGTCGGCTATCCGGTGCTGCTCAAGGCCAGCGCGGGCGGCGGCGGGCGTGGTCAGAAGGTCGTTCGTACGCAGGAAGAGCTGAAGAGTGCCTTTGGGCAGGCGCAGGAAGAGGCGCGGCTGTATTTCGGTGATCCTGCCATCATCATGGAAAAGTTTCTAGAGGAGTTCCGCCACGTCGAGGTGCAGGTGATGGGCGACGGGCAGGGCCACGTGATCCATATCGGTGAGCGCGACTGCTCGATTCAGCGGCGCAACCAGAAACTGATCGAGGAAGCGCCCAGCAACCTGCCCGCCACGCTGCGCCAGGAAATTCTGGATGCGGGCGTGCGGCTGGCCCAGCATGTGAACTACGCCGGGGCGGGAACGCTGGAATTCATCGTTGACCGTGACGGCAATTATTACTTCATGGAGATGAATACCCGCATTCAGGTCGAGCACTGCGTCTCCGAGATGATTTCCGGTCTCGATTTCGTGCGCCTGCAACTTCAGATCGCGGCGGGCGAGGGCCTGAGCCTCCAGCAGGAAGATATCGAGCTGCGCGGCCACGCCATCGAATGCCGCCTGAATGCTGAAGACCCTGACAAGGATTTCCGTCCGGCGGCGGGCAAGGTGGACGAGGTGCATTTTGCGGGCGGCCCCGGCGTGCGCGTCGATTCGCACGTGTACAGCGGCTATATCATTCCGCCGCACTACGATTCGCTGATCGGCAAACTGATCGTGCACCACGACACCCGCGAGCAGGCCATCGCCCGGATGAAGCGGGCGCTGGAAGAAACGGTCATTCAGGGGCCGAAGACCACCATTCCGCTGTACGTGAAGATCATGGACAACCCGTTTTATAAGCGCGGCGCAGTCATGACCAACTTCCTGAAGACGCGCATGGAGATGTAA
- a CDS encoding ABC-F family ATP-binding cassette domain-containing protein: MQTLLQAEELTLLYGERAILSGVSLSLRAGERLALLGRNGAGKTTLLRLLSGERLPDEGYVWREDDLRLAVLDQQPVFGAGQTVQELLDAADPHAEMQRQLDALAPLLADPDTLERWTALQRRFEDAGGYRWRTRTARTFGVLDLTRFLPREAATLSGGERTRLSLALALAREPDVLLLDEPTNHLDIRMREWLEEWLLSFPGGVVLTSHDREFLDRVAQRSVWLEGGEAREYPGGYTRARGVRDLERRSQGRAHTLGRREELRLSASADRLDLWGRRSKAVKSRLNRTEVAEAPQTERAIRMRLLSGQARARLLLWAEHLSKTYGERSILKGVALKVRQGDRVALMGANGTGKTTLLRLLAGEDFPDAGPPEPVLRLAGGVQVVTLDQTWHGLDPDAGLLDQFEERFGARASALLGRAGFRAEDWARAPSELSGGERARAGLALVSALRADLLLLDEPTNHLDIAALEALEAAISAYGGAVIIVTHDRRFAREVANRLWMIEDGVLQEVAGWTDRTLLDPARSLEGDPPPPPPPPSPRERLRLQELRLSELNAQLDRLTLTGREEARARSERHLLQQEVYELYAEVYFQPQYDYELRCGPLRVRAQRFSGPERFSEAGQGGGMFWAAHDLTCPHLAWDGETLRWSDTPPAWYGAALLGGALELLFTRWQVTRATLGDGGPVLRRRAYFERLGWAGH, translated from the coding sequence GTGCAAACTCTGCTCCAGGCCGAAGAACTCACGCTGCTGTACGGCGAACGCGCCATTCTCAGCGGCGTATCGTTGTCGCTGCGGGCGGGAGAGCGGCTGGCGCTGCTGGGCCGCAACGGGGCGGGCAAAACCACGCTGCTGCGGCTGCTGTCGGGCGAACGTCTGCCCGACGAGGGCTACGTGTGGCGGGAAGACGACCTGCGGTTGGCGGTGCTCGATCAGCAGCCGGTGTTTGGGGCGGGGCAGACGGTTCAGGAACTGCTGGACGCGGCAGACCCGCACGCCGAGATGCAGCGCCAACTGGACGCGCTGGCCCCGCTGCTGGCCGACCCCGACACGCTCGAACGCTGGACGGCCCTTCAGCGGCGCTTCGAGGACGCGGGCGGCTACCGCTGGCGTACCCGCACTGCCCGCACCTTCGGCGTGCTCGACCTGACCCGGTTTCTGCCGCGTGAGGCCGCGACGCTGAGCGGCGGCGAGCGCACCCGGCTGAGTCTGGCGCTGGCACTCGCCCGAGAACCCGACGTGCTGCTGCTCGACGAACCCACCAACCACCTCGATATCCGCATGCGCGAGTGGCTGGAAGAGTGGCTGCTGAGCTTTCCCGGCGGCGTCGTCCTGACGAGTCATGACCGGGAATTTCTGGACAGGGTGGCGCAGCGCAGCGTGTGGCTGGAGGGCGGTGAGGCCCGCGAGTATCCCGGCGGGTACACCCGTGCCAGGGGCGTGCGCGATCTGGAGCGCCGCAGCCAGGGACGCGCCCATACGCTCGGCAGGCGTGAAGAACTGCGGCTGAGCGCCAGTGCCGACCGACTTGATCTGTGGGGACGCCGCAGCAAGGCGGTCAAATCGCGTCTGAACCGCACCGAGGTCGCGGAAGCGCCGCAGACCGAGCGGGCCATTCGCATGCGGCTGCTGTCCGGGCAGGCCCGCGCCCGCCTGCTGCTGTGGGCCGAACACCTGAGCAAAACGTATGGCGAACGTTCCATTCTGAAGGGCGTGGCGCTGAAGGTGCGCCAGGGCGACCGCGTGGCGCTGATGGGAGCCAACGGCACCGGGAAAACCACGCTGCTGCGGTTGCTGGCAGGCGAGGATTTTCCCGACGCCGGGCCACCCGAGCCTGTCCTGCGGCTGGCAGGCGGCGTGCAGGTGGTCACGCTCGATCAGACGTGGCATGGCCTCGACCCCGATGCGGGGCTCCTCGATCAGTTCGAGGAGCGTTTTGGGGCGCGGGCATCGGCGCTGCTGGGGCGGGCGGGCTTCCGGGCAGAGGACTGGGCCAGGGCACCCTCTGAACTGTCTGGCGGCGAGCGGGCGCGGGCGGGGCTGGCACTGGTCAGTGCGCTGCGGGCCGACCTGCTGCTGCTTGACGAACCCACCAACCACCTCGATATTGCTGCGCTGGAGGCCCTGGAAGCTGCGATCTCGGCCTACGGCGGCGCGGTCATCATCGTGACGCACGACCGTCGATTTGCCCGCGAGGTCGCCAATCGCCTGTGGATGATCGAAGACGGCGTCTTGCAGGAAGTCGCGGGCTGGACAGACCGCACGCTGCTCGACCCGGCCCGCAGCCTGGAAGGTGATCCGCCGCCCCCGCCCCCGCCTCCCAGCCCGCGTGAACGGCTGCGCCTTCAGGAACTGCGTCTGTCGGAACTGAACGCCCAGCTCGACCGCCTGACCCTGACCGGACGCGAGGAAGCGCGTGCCCGCAGCGAGCGCCACCTCTTGCAGCAGGAGGTGTATGAACTGTACGCCGAGGTGTATTTCCAGCCGCAGTACGACTACGAGCTGAGATGCGGGCCGCTGCGGGTGCGGGCGCAGCGGTTTTCTGGCCCAGAGCGCTTTTCTGAAGCGGGTCAGGGTGGCGGAATGTTCTGGGCGGCGCACGACCTGACCTGCCCGCATCTGGCCTGGGACGGTGAAACCCTGCGCTGGTCGGACACGCCGCCCGCGTGGTACGGCGCGGCGCTGCTGGGCGGAGCGCTGGAACTGCTGTTCACCCGCTGGCAGGTCACGCGGGCCACGCTGGGCGACGGAGGCCCGGTGCTGCGCCGCCGCGCGTATTTCGAACGGTTGGGCTGGGCAGGCCACTGA